The following are encoded together in the Streptomyces sp. NBC_00341 genome:
- a CDS encoding isochorismatase family protein, whose translation MHRALIVVDVQNDFCEGGSLAVAGGADVAAAITDLIGEAQPGYRHVVATRDHHIDPGAHFSSAPDFEHSWPPHCVAGTEGVGFHPNFAPAVASGAIDAVFDKGAYAAAYSGFEGLDENGVGLAEWLRDRGVESVDVVGIATDHCVRATALDAVREGFGTHVLLDLTAGVAKATTDRALTELREAGVVLAGKPVV comes from the coding sequence ATGCACCGCGCCTTGATCGTCGTGGACGTTCAGAACGACTTCTGTGAGGGCGGGAGCCTCGCGGTGGCGGGGGGTGCCGATGTCGCCGCCGCCATCACGGACCTGATCGGTGAGGCCCAGCCCGGCTACCGACATGTGGTGGCCACCCGTGATCACCACATCGACCCCGGCGCGCACTTCTCCTCCGCGCCGGACTTCGAGCACTCCTGGCCGCCGCACTGCGTGGCCGGTACGGAGGGGGTGGGCTTCCACCCCAACTTCGCGCCCGCGGTCGCCTCCGGGGCCATCGACGCGGTGTTCGACAAGGGGGCGTACGCGGCGGCGTACAGCGGCTTCGAGGGCCTGGACGAGAACGGTGTGGGGCTGGCCGAGTGGCTGCGCGACCGCGGGGTGGAGTCGGTCGACGTGGTCGGTATCGCCACCGACCACTGCGTCCGGGCCACCGCGCTGGACGCCGTCCGGGAGGGCTTCGGCACGCACGTGCTGCTCGATCTGACCGCGGGCGTCGCAAAGGCGACCACGGACCGGGCGCTGACGGAGCTGCGGGAGGCGGGCGTGGTGCTCGCCGGCAAGCCTGTCGTGTAG